One part of the Mariniflexile litorale genome encodes these proteins:
- the lgt gene encoding prolipoprotein diacylglyceryl transferase has protein sequence MYLLKFDWNPITGIDIIGNFKLHFYSLMWVVAFVLGWYIMKRIFTKEKISLEYLDPLFIYTVLATMIGARLGHVLFYQSELISEDFFSIFLPFKFKGGFEFTGFQGLASHGAAIGIIIGMYLYRKKYNYKSLLWILDRVVISVALGAIFIRIGNFINSEIIGKITDSSFGVRFIQDEYYKNQIVQLTGINDIPKAYNAVTNNPQFAELLNAVPYRHPAQLYESFCYIFVFLILWYFYSKTTKRDQTGFLFGLFLILLWTVRFFVEFVKEPQGEEYINWFGLNTGQWLSIPFIIIGLYFMFIYKPKTTVK, from the coding sequence ATGTACCTATTAAAATTTGATTGGAATCCCATAACAGGCATCGACATTATTGGAAATTTCAAACTACACTTCTACAGCCTCATGTGGGTGGTAGCCTTTGTTTTAGGCTGGTATATTATGAAGCGTATATTTACTAAAGAAAAAATATCTTTAGAATATCTAGACCCTTTATTTATATACACGGTTTTAGCAACTATGATTGGAGCACGTTTAGGGCATGTGTTATTTTATCAATCTGAATTAATATCTGAAGATTTTTTTAGCATCTTTCTACCTTTTAAGTTTAAAGGCGGTTTTGAATTTACAGGTTTTCAAGGACTTGCAAGTCATGGTGCTGCTATAGGTATTATTATAGGTATGTACTTGTACCGTAAAAAATACAACTATAAATCCTTACTTTGGATTTTAGACCGTGTGGTGATATCGGTTGCTTTGGGCGCTATATTTATTAGAATTGGAAACTTTATAAATTCTGAAATTATTGGAAAAATCACTGATTCTTCTTTTGGCGTTCGTTTTATTCAAGATGAATACTATAAAAACCAAATTGTACAATTAACAGGTATTAATGATATTCCAAAAGCTTACAATGCTGTTACTAATAATCCGCAATTTGCAGAATTATTGAATGCTGTTCCATACCGTCACCCTGCACAATTATACGAATCATTCTGTTATATTTTTGTATTTTTAATTTTATGGTATTTCTATTCTAAAACAACAAAAAGAGACCAAACTGGATTTCTTTTTGGATTGTTTTTAATTCTATTATGGACTGTACGTTTCTTTGTTGAATTTGTAAAAGAACCTCAAGGAGAAGAATACATCAATTGGTTCGGGTTAAATACGGGGCAATGGTTAAGCATTCCTTTTATAATTATTGGTCTCTATTTTATGTTTATCTATAAACCTAAAACTACAGTTAAATAA
- a CDS encoding DUF192 domain-containing protein, whose translation MFIKHITLISILTLSVFACKEDKKPIKQTDISFKKEGELSIFKLVDSTSLKIDIEIADTDFDIQTGLMYRDSMKKNQGMLFVFDDETERYFYMKNTKIALDLVYINGAKKIVSFQKNAKPFDETSLPSNEPAKYVLEVNAGLTDEWSLTVGDSISYSE comes from the coding sequence ATGTTTATTAAACATATTACATTAATTTCTATTTTGACTTTAAGTGTTTTTGCTTGTAAAGAAGATAAAAAGCCTATTAAACAAACTGATATTTCATTTAAAAAAGAAGGTGAGCTTAGTATTTTTAAATTGGTAGATTCTACCAGTTTGAAAATAGATATTGAAATAGCTGACACCGATTTTGACATCCAAACCGGATTAATGTATCGCGATTCCATGAAAAAAAACCAAGGCATGTTATTTGTTTTTGATGATGAAACTGAACGGTACTTTTACATGAAAAACACTAAAATAGCATTGGATCTTGTGTATATTAACGGAGCAAAAAAAATAGTTAGCTTTCAAAAAAATGCTAAACCATTTGATGAAACTTCACTCCCATCAAACGAGCCTGCAAAATATGTTTTAGAAGTTAACGCTGGTTTAACAGATGAATGGTCTCTTACCGTGGGCGATAGTATCAGCTATAGCGAATAA
- a CDS encoding uracil-DNA glycosylase family protein: MFVHKHPYQPFIQPDTTKLIVGTLPPPRFSMGQLLEKDVDFCYGSYYNSLWFFIDKIYNLNLRYDNSQEAVNERKSFLINYKIGVCDIVESCERDKIDASDLGMKNIKLRNLIGYLKAFPNIDTLLFTGGNSKNGPEYFFRKHLKNFDLKLEVISSEVPRIHQFKLKGNLDSSSRIIKTVSLTSSSGAANISISKLPLYKHLKAKNHQFNTFDFRVMQYKEFF, encoded by the coding sequence TTGTTTGTACATAAGCATCCATATCAACCATTCATTCAACCAGATACTACCAAGTTAATTGTGGGCACACTGCCTCCTCCACGTTTTTCAATGGGACAGCTTTTAGAAAAAGATGTTGATTTTTGTTATGGAAGTTATTATAATTCGCTGTGGTTTTTTATCGATAAAATTTATAATCTCAATTTAAGGTATGATAATTCTCAAGAAGCAGTCAATGAACGCAAATCATTTTTGATAAATTATAAAATTGGCGTTTGTGATATTGTTGAAAGTTGTGAACGTGATAAAATTGACGCTTCAGATTTGGGTATGAAAAACATAAAACTAAGAAATTTGATAGGCTATTTAAAGGCATTTCCAAATATTGATACGCTTCTGTTTACTGGTGGAAATAGCAAAAATGGACCCGAATATTTCTTTAGAAAACATCTTAAAAACTTTGACTTAAAGTTAGAAGTTATTTCTTCTGAAGTGCCTAGAATACACCAATTTAAATTAAAGGGTAATTTGGACTCTTCCTCCAGAATTATTAAAACCGTTTCACTAACTTCGAGTTCTGGTGCTGCAAATATTTCAATAAGTAAACTACCTTTATACAAACATTTAAAAGCTAAAAATCATCAATTTAACACCTTCGATTTTCGAGTGATGCAGTATAAAGAGTTTTTTTAA
- a CDS encoding 30S ribosomal protein THX — protein MGKGDKKTKRGKINRGTFGARRPRIKKKPSIESKISIDKKAIVK, from the coding sequence ATGGGAAAAGGAGATAAAAAAACAAAACGAGGTAAAATAAATCGAGGTACTTTTGGTGCTAGACGCCCTAGAATAAAAAAGAAACCTTCTATTGAAAGTAAAATTAGCATTGATAAAAAAGCCATTGTAAAATAA